A single genomic interval of Adhaeribacter pallidiroseus harbors:
- a CDS encoding transglutaminase-like domain-containing protein, with product MATEYHINYHTHNRYDAPVTEAFFEFLVAPCQDNTQKVSSLTFSNSLGQELYTHGNPFNFNIHCLRSTKHFSDFKFSMKATVEKSQPWFAVNSLPFAEEQAILADRKFYIDHHLYLGFTRFTSILESYHSRLLNRPLKQPVFDYLTKLNQYVYELLEFDPVPTNVHTTASEVFHLGKGVCQDYTHLFLSIARLNRIPCRYVSGYLNQGGNLVGSAVMHAWVEAFIPGYGWFGFDPTNNLLAGIDHIKAAHGVDYSDCSPIRGILKTQGQNHTSYYVDVLVNQMQESAQQQ from the coding sequence ATGGCTACCGAATACCACATTAACTATCATACGCACAATAGATACGATGCTCCGGTTACCGAAGCTTTTTTCGAGTTTTTAGTAGCGCCTTGCCAAGACAATACGCAGAAAGTAAGCAGTCTTACGTTTAGCAATTCGCTGGGGCAGGAGTTATACACGCACGGCAATCCTTTTAATTTTAACATTCATTGCCTGCGGTCTACGAAACACTTTAGCGATTTTAAATTTTCGATGAAGGCGACCGTGGAAAAAAGCCAACCCTGGTTTGCGGTAAACTCTTTGCCTTTTGCGGAGGAGCAAGCTATTTTGGCCGATCGTAAATTTTACATCGATCACCACCTGTACCTGGGCTTTACCCGTTTCACGAGTATTTTAGAATCTTACCACAGTCGACTTTTAAATCGTCCATTAAAACAACCGGTGTTTGACTATCTCACAAAATTAAACCAATATGTATACGAGTTGCTGGAGTTTGATCCGGTACCTACCAATGTACATACTACGGCCAGCGAAGTGTTTCATTTAGGAAAAGGCGTTTGCCAGGATTACACCCATTTGTTCTTGTCTATTGCCCGGCTCAACCGCATTCCTTGCCGCTATGTGTCGGGTTATTTAAACCAGGGCGGTAACCTGGTGGGCTCGGCGGTGATGCACGCCTGGGTAGAAGCCTTTATCCCGGGTTACGGTTGGTTTGGCTTCGACCCCACCAATAACCTTTTAGCCGGCATCGACCATATAAAAGCCGCGCACGGGGTAGATTACAGCGATTGTAGTCCAATTCGGGGAATTCTCAAAACCCAGGGCCAAAACCATACCTCGTACTACGTAGATGTGTTGGTCAATCAAATGCAGGAATCGGCGCAGCAGCAGTAA